Proteins from a single region of Chlorocebus sabaeus isolate Y175 chromosome 25, mChlSab1.0.hap1, whole genome shotgun sequence:
- the IL24 gene encoding interleukin-24 isoform X2 encodes MVRVPVQLFFSAKRTSPLQAASPQASLTGPETLCPPLLATVSQMQMAVLPCLGLILLLWSQVPGAQGQEFQFGPCQVKGVVPQKLWEAFWAVKDTVQAQDNIRSVRLLQQKVLQNVSDAESCYLVHTLLEFYLKTVFKNYHNRTVEVRTLKSFSTLANNFVLIVSQLQPSQENEMFSIRDSAHRRFLLFRRAFKQLDIEAALTKALGEVDILLTWMQQFYKL; translated from the exons ATGGTTAGGGTGCCTGTCCAACTTTTCTTTTCTGCAAAAAGAACCAGCCCCCTCCAGGCAGCCAGCCCTCAAGCATCACTTACAGGACCAGAG ACCCTCTGCCCTCCTTTGCTGGCAACGGTCTCCCAAATGCAGATGGCTGTGCTCCCTTGCCTGGGTCTTATCCTGCTTCTCTGGAGCCAGGTGCCAGGGGCCCAGGGCCAAGAATTCCAATTTGGGCCCTGCCAAGTGAAGGGGGTTGTTCCCCAGAAACTGTGGGAAGCCTTCTGGGCTGTGAAAGACACTGTG CAAGCTCAGGATAACATCAGGAGTGTCCGGCTGCTGCAGCAGAAGGTTCTGCAGAATGTCTCG GATGCTGAGAGCTGTTACCTTGTCCACACCCTGCTGGAGTTCTACTTGAAAACTGTTTTCAAAAACTACCACAATAGAACAGTTGAAGTCAGGACTCTGAAGTCATTCTCTACTCTGGCCAACAACTTTGTTCTCATCGTGTCACAACTGCAACCCAGT CAGGAAAATGAGATGTTTTCCATCAGAGACAGTGCACACAGGCGGTTTCTGCTATTCCGGAGAGCATTCAAACAG TTGGACATAGAAGCAGCTCTGACCAAAGCCCTTGGGGAAGTGGACATTCTTCTGACCTGGATGCAGCAATTCTACAAGCTCTGA
- the IL24 gene encoding interleukin-24 isoform X3, which yields MNFQQRLQSLWSLARCGQTLCPPLLATVSQMQMAVLPCLGLILLLWSQVPGAQGQEFQFGPCQVKGVVPQKLWEAFWAVKDTVQAQDNIRSVRLLQQKVLQNVSDAESCYLVHTLLEFYLKTVFKNYHNRTVEVRTLKSFSTLANNFVLIVSQLQPSQENEMFSIRDSAHRRFLLFRRAFKQLDIEAALTKALGEVDILLTWMQQFYKL from the exons ATGAATTTTCAACAGAGGCTACAAAGCCTGTGGAGtttagccaggtgcggt CAGACCCTCTGCCCTCCTTTGCTGGCAACGGTCTCCCAAATGCAGATGGCTGTGCTCCCTTGCCTGGGTCTTATCCTGCTTCTCTGGAGCCAGGTGCCAGGGGCCCAGGGCCAAGAATTCCAATTTGGGCCCTGCCAAGTGAAGGGGGTTGTTCCCCAGAAACTGTGGGAAGCCTTCTGGGCTGTGAAAGACACTGTG CAAGCTCAGGATAACATCAGGAGTGTCCGGCTGCTGCAGCAGAAGGTTCTGCAGAATGTCTCG GATGCTGAGAGCTGTTACCTTGTCCACACCCTGCTGGAGTTCTACTTGAAAACTGTTTTCAAAAACTACCACAATAGAACAGTTGAAGTCAGGACTCTGAAGTCATTCTCTACTCTGGCCAACAACTTTGTTCTCATCGTGTCACAACTGCAACCCAGT CAGGAAAATGAGATGTTTTCCATCAGAGACAGTGCACACAGGCGGTTTCTGCTATTCCGGAGAGCATTCAAACAG TTGGACATAGAAGCAGCTCTGACCAAAGCCCTTGGGGAAGTGGACATTCTTCTGACCTGGATGCAGCAATTCTACAAGCTCTGA
- the FCMR gene encoding immunoglobulin mu Fc receptor isoform X1 yields the protein MDLWLWSLYFLPVSGALRILPEVKVEGELGGSVTIKCPLPEMHVRMYLCREMVGSGTCGTVVSTTNFIKVEYKGRVTLKQYPHKNLFLVEVTQLTESDSGVYACGAGRNTDRGKTQKVTLNVHSEYEPSWEEQPMPETPKWFHLPYLFQMPPYASSSKVVTRVTTPAQRTKVPPVHHSSPTTQITHHPRVSRASSVVGDKPPTFLPSTTASKISALEKLLKPRTASYNHHTRLHRQRTLDYGSRSGREGQGFHILISTILGLFLLALLGLVVKSAVERRKALSRRARRLAVMMRVLESSQRTRGSPRPRSQNNIYSACPRRARGADAAGKGEAPVPGPGAPLPPAPLQVSESPWFHAPSLKTSCEYVSLYHQPAAQMEDSNSDDYINVPA from the exons TATCAGGGGCCCTGAGGATCCTCCCAGAAGTAAAGGTAGAGGGAGAGCTGGGCGGATCAGTTACCATCAAGTGCCCACTTCCTGAAATGCATGTGAGGATGTATCTGTGCCGGGAGATGGTTGGATCTGGAACATGTGGTACTGTGGTATCTACCACCAACTTCATCAAGGTGGAATACAAAGGCCGAGTCACTCTGAAGCAATACCCACACAAGAATCTGTTCCTAGTGGAGGTAACACAGCTGACCGAAAGTGACAGCGGAGTCTATGCCTGTGGAGCGGGCAGGAACACAGACAGGGGGAAGACCCAGAAAGTCACCCTGAATGTCCACAGTG AATACGAGCCATCATGGGAAGAGCAGCCAATGCCTGAGACTCCAAAATGGTTTCATCTGCCCTATTTGTTTCAGATGCCTCCATATGCCAGTTCTTCCAAAGTCGTAACCAGAG TTACCACACCAGCTCAAAGGACCAAGGTTCCTCCAGTCCACcactcctcccccaccacccaaATCACCCACCACCCTCGAGTGTCCAGAGCATCTTCAGTAGTAGGTGACAAGCCCCCAACCTTCCTGCCATCCACTACAGCCTCAAAGATCTCAGCTCTGGAGAAGCTGCTCAAGCCCCGGACGGCCAGCTacaaccaccacaccaggctgcaCAGACAGAG aACATTGGACTATGGCTCACGGTCTGGGAGGGAAGGCCAAGGATTTCACATTCTGATCTCGACCATCCTGGGCCTTTTCCTGCTGGCACTTCTGGGGCTGGTGGTGAAAAGCGCTGTTGAAAGGAGGAAAG CCCTCTCCAGGCGGGCCCGCCGACTGGCCGTGATGATGCGCGTCCTGGAGAGCTCCCAGAGGACCCGCGGGTCGCCGCGACCGCGCTCCCAAAACAACATCTACAGCGCCTGCCCGCGGCGCGCTCGTGGGGCGGATGCTGCAG GCAAGGGAGAGGCCCCCGTTCCAGGCCCCGGAGCGCCGTTGCCCCCCGCCCCGCTGCAG GTGTCTGAATCTCCCTGGTTCCATGCCCCATCTCTGAAGACCAGCTGTGAATATGTGAGCCTCTACCACCAGCCTGCCGCCCAGATGGAGGACAGTAATTCAGACGACTACATCAATGTTCCTGCTTGA
- the FCMR gene encoding immunoglobulin mu Fc receptor isoform X3, which translates to MWYCGIYHQLHQGGIQRPSHSEAIPTQESVPSGEYEPSWEEQPMPETPKWFHLPYLFQMPPYASSSKVVTRVTTPAQRTKVPPVHHSSPTTQITHHPRVSRASSVVGDKPPTFLPSTTASKISALEKLLKPRTASYNHHTRLHRQRTLDYGSRSGREGQGFHILISTILGLFLLALLGLVVKSAVERRKALSRRARRLAVMMRVLESSQRTRGSPRPRSQNNIYSACPRRARGADAAGKGEAPVPGPGAPLPPAPLQVSESPWFHAPSLKTSCEYVSLYHQPAAQMEDSNSDDYINVPA; encoded by the exons ATGTGGTACTGTGGTATCTACCACCAACTTCATCAAGGTGGAATACAAAGGCCGAGTCACTCTGAAGCAATACCCACACAAGAATCTGTTCCTAGTGGAG AATACGAGCCATCATGGGAAGAGCAGCCAATGCCTGAGACTCCAAAATGGTTTCATCTGCCCTATTTGTTTCAGATGCCTCCATATGCCAGTTCTTCCAAAGTCGTAACCAGAG TTACCACACCAGCTCAAAGGACCAAGGTTCCTCCAGTCCACcactcctcccccaccacccaaATCACCCACCACCCTCGAGTGTCCAGAGCATCTTCAGTAGTAGGTGACAAGCCCCCAACCTTCCTGCCATCCACTACAGCCTCAAAGATCTCAGCTCTGGAGAAGCTGCTCAAGCCCCGGACGGCCAGCTacaaccaccacaccaggctgcaCAGACAGAG aACATTGGACTATGGCTCACGGTCTGGGAGGGAAGGCCAAGGATTTCACATTCTGATCTCGACCATCCTGGGCCTTTTCCTGCTGGCACTTCTGGGGCTGGTGGTGAAAAGCGCTGTTGAAAGGAGGAAAG CCCTCTCCAGGCGGGCCCGCCGACTGGCCGTGATGATGCGCGTCCTGGAGAGCTCCCAGAGGACCCGCGGGTCGCCGCGACCGCGCTCCCAAAACAACATCTACAGCGCCTGCCCGCGGCGCGCTCGTGGGGCGGATGCTGCAG GCAAGGGAGAGGCCCCCGTTCCAGGCCCCGGAGCGCCGTTGCCCCCCGCCCCGCTGCAG GTGTCTGAATCTCCCTGGTTCCATGCCCCATCTCTGAAGACCAGCTGTGAATATGTGAGCCTCTACCACCAGCCTGCCGCCCAGATGGAGGACAGTAATTCAGACGACTACATCAATGTTCCTGCTTGA
- the IL24 gene encoding interleukin-24 isoform X1 yields MVRVPVQLFFSAKRTSPLQAASPQASLTGPEQTLCPPLLATVSQMQMAVLPCLGLILLLWSQVPGAQGQEFQFGPCQVKGVVPQKLWEAFWAVKDTVQAQDNIRSVRLLQQKVLQNVSDAESCYLVHTLLEFYLKTVFKNYHNRTVEVRTLKSFSTLANNFVLIVSQLQPSQENEMFSIRDSAHRRFLLFRRAFKQLDIEAALTKALGEVDILLTWMQQFYKL; encoded by the exons ATGGTTAGGGTGCCTGTCCAACTTTTCTTTTCTGCAAAAAGAACCAGCCCCCTCCAGGCAGCCAGCCCTCAAGCATCACTTACAGGACCAGAG CAGACCCTCTGCCCTCCTTTGCTGGCAACGGTCTCCCAAATGCAGATGGCTGTGCTCCCTTGCCTGGGTCTTATCCTGCTTCTCTGGAGCCAGGTGCCAGGGGCCCAGGGCCAAGAATTCCAATTTGGGCCCTGCCAAGTGAAGGGGGTTGTTCCCCAGAAACTGTGGGAAGCCTTCTGGGCTGTGAAAGACACTGTG CAAGCTCAGGATAACATCAGGAGTGTCCGGCTGCTGCAGCAGAAGGTTCTGCAGAATGTCTCG GATGCTGAGAGCTGTTACCTTGTCCACACCCTGCTGGAGTTCTACTTGAAAACTGTTTTCAAAAACTACCACAATAGAACAGTTGAAGTCAGGACTCTGAAGTCATTCTCTACTCTGGCCAACAACTTTGTTCTCATCGTGTCACAACTGCAACCCAGT CAGGAAAATGAGATGTTTTCCATCAGAGACAGTGCACACAGGCGGTTTCTGCTATTCCGGAGAGCATTCAAACAG TTGGACATAGAAGCAGCTCTGACCAAAGCCCTTGGGGAAGTGGACATTCTTCTGACCTGGATGCAGCAATTCTACAAGCTCTGA